One part of the Corallococcus caeni genome encodes these proteins:
- a CDS encoding zinc metalloprotease HtpX, producing MTSRGPAAPALKGGGWHRLGNALKTTVLLAGLTALVLVIGQRLGGAQGLAMAGLFAVVMNFGSYWFSDRIALAIHGAQPLAYEQAPWLHEMVERLAARAGMPKPKVYLLPTAQPNAFATGRNPSHAAVAVTAGIVDILDRRELEGVLAHEIGHVRNRDTLIGTVAATLAGIISYAAQMLFWFGGSMLSRGDDREDGLAGALSNLGLLLVAPIAATLLQLAVSRSREYGADATGAELCGDPEALASALLKMERSAEAIPYDRAPATSHLFIVNPLHRGGVMSLFSTHPPIPERVRRLRDMSARMGQGARGRGGWEYAY from the coding sequence ATGACATCCCGAGGACCGGCGGCTCCGGCGCTCAAGGGCGGCGGGTGGCACCGGCTGGGCAACGCATTGAAGACGACCGTGCTGCTGGCGGGCTTGACGGCGCTGGTGCTCGTCATCGGCCAGCGGCTGGGCGGCGCGCAGGGCCTGGCGATGGCGGGCCTCTTCGCGGTGGTGATGAACTTCGGCTCGTACTGGTTCAGCGACCGCATCGCGCTGGCCATCCACGGCGCACAGCCGCTGGCGTACGAGCAGGCGCCGTGGCTGCACGAGATGGTGGAGCGGCTGGCCGCGAGAGCGGGCATGCCGAAGCCGAAGGTGTACCTGCTGCCTACCGCGCAGCCCAACGCGTTCGCCACGGGCCGCAACCCGAGCCACGCGGCTGTCGCGGTGACGGCGGGCATCGTGGACATCCTGGACCGGCGTGAGCTGGAGGGCGTGCTCGCGCACGAGATTGGCCACGTGCGCAACCGGGACACGCTCATCGGCACGGTGGCGGCGACGCTCGCGGGCATCATCAGCTACGCGGCGCAGATGCTCTTCTGGTTCGGCGGCAGCATGCTCAGCCGCGGCGACGACCGCGAAGACGGCCTCGCGGGGGCGCTGTCCAACCTGGGCCTCTTGCTGGTGGCGCCCATCGCGGCCACGCTGCTGCAATTGGCGGTGAGCCGCTCGCGCGAGTACGGCGCCGACGCCACGGGCGCGGAGCTGTGCGGCGACCCGGAGGCGCTGGCGAGCGCGCTCCTGAAGATGGAGCGGAGCGCGGAGGCCATCCCGTACGACCGGGCGCCCGCGACGTCGCACCTGTTCATCGTCAACCCACTGCATCGTGGCGGGGTGATGTCGCTGTTCTCCACGCACCCGCCCATCCCGGAGCGCGTGCGCCGGCTGCGCGACATGAGCGCGCGCATGGGCCAGGGCGCGCGCGGCCGGGGCGGCTGGGAGTACGCGTACTGA
- a CDS encoding hydroxymethylglutaryl-CoA reductase, degradative has protein sequence MSDTVTSRLAGFHKLPLEERLARIGQMFRLTEAELEQLRGESGLDLSTANQMIENAVGTFSLPLGLGLNLNVNGRDYLVPMAVEEPSVVAAVSFASKIVREAGGFVAEADESMMIGQVQVSNYGDAGIARERILDAKEQILALANSFHPAMVARGGGAKDVEVRLLPAPEGPRGEPLLIVHLLIDAQEAMGANLINTMAEGVAPLIEQVTGGRVYLRILSNLADKRLARATCRIPLPLLADFGLPGEEIAEGIAQASRFAEADPYRAATHNKGVMNGIDAVAIATGQDWRSIEAGAHAFACRGGQYRPLSTWYLEEGHLVGRIELPLALGMVGGPIKIHPGAQVALKLMRATSVRELSMVFAAVGLAQNFAALRALGSVGIQKGHMAMHARSVAVTAGARGGDVEKVANLLVKAGHVKVEKAREILASLPPETPAIATLTNG, from the coding sequence ATGTCTGACACCGTGACGTCCCGGCTCGCCGGATTCCACAAGCTGCCCCTGGAGGAGCGTCTGGCGCGCATCGGCCAGATGTTCCGGCTGACCGAGGCGGAGCTGGAGCAGCTGCGCGGCGAGAGCGGCCTGGACCTGTCGACCGCCAACCAGATGATCGAAAACGCGGTGGGTACGTTCTCCCTGCCGCTGGGCCTGGGCTTGAACCTCAACGTCAACGGGCGCGACTACCTGGTGCCCATGGCGGTGGAGGAGCCCTCCGTCGTCGCGGCGGTGTCGTTCGCGTCGAAGATCGTCCGCGAGGCGGGCGGCTTCGTCGCGGAGGCCGACGAGTCGATGATGATCGGCCAGGTGCAGGTCTCCAACTACGGGGACGCCGGCATCGCGCGCGAGCGGATTTTGGACGCGAAGGAGCAGATCCTCGCCCTGGCCAACAGCTTCCACCCGGCCATGGTGGCCCGCGGCGGCGGCGCGAAGGACGTGGAGGTGCGCCTCTTGCCCGCGCCGGAGGGGCCGCGCGGGGAGCCGCTGCTCATCGTCCACCTGCTCATCGACGCGCAGGAGGCGATGGGGGCGAACCTCATCAACACCATGGCGGAGGGCGTGGCGCCGCTGATTGAACAGGTCACGGGCGGCCGGGTCTACCTGCGCATCCTGTCGAACCTGGCGGACAAGCGGCTGGCGCGCGCCACGTGCCGCATCCCGCTGCCGCTCCTGGCGGACTTCGGCCTGCCGGGCGAGGAGATCGCCGAGGGCATCGCCCAGGCGAGCCGCTTCGCGGAAGCCGACCCGTACCGCGCCGCCACGCACAACAAGGGCGTGATGAACGGCATCGACGCGGTGGCCATCGCCACGGGGCAGGACTGGCGCTCCATCGAAGCGGGCGCGCACGCGTTCGCGTGCCGGGGCGGGCAGTACCGGCCGCTGTCCACCTGGTACCTGGAGGAAGGGCACCTCGTCGGCCGCATCGAGCTGCCGCTGGCGCTGGGCATGGTGGGCGGCCCCATCAAGATCCACCCCGGCGCGCAGGTGGCGCTCAAGCTGATGCGCGCGACCAGCGTGCGTGAGCTGTCCATGGTGTTCGCGGCGGTGGGCCTGGCGCAGAACTTCGCGGCGCTGCGGGCCCTGGGGTCCGTGGGCATCCAGAAGGGCCACATGGCCATGCACGCGCGCAGCGTCGCCGTCACGGCGGGCGCGCGCGGCGGGGACGTGGAGAA
- a CDS encoding SDR family oxidoreductase: MKTVLITGCSSGYGLETARHFHAQGWNVVATMRTPREDVLPASDRLRVVPLDVTKPESIAAALEASGPIDVLVNNAGIGLMGAFEATPMATVREVFETNVFGVMAMTQAVLPRLRARKSGVIVNVTSSATLAPMPLVAVYTASKVAIEGFTESLAFELETFNLRVKLVEPGYCPGTRFTSNGTPRMEGLFPEAYAPFAQRIFASLGQPSEVTRESDVAEAIWRAANDTSGTLRFPAGPDAVSLARSA, from the coding sequence ATGAAGACGGTGCTCATCACGGGATGCTCTTCTGGTTACGGACTCGAGACGGCGCGCCATTTCCACGCCCAGGGCTGGAACGTGGTCGCCACCATGCGAACGCCGCGTGAGGATGTGCTCCCTGCCTCGGACCGGCTGCGCGTGGTGCCGCTCGACGTGACGAAGCCCGAGAGCATCGCCGCCGCGCTGGAGGCGAGCGGGCCCATCGACGTGCTCGTGAACAACGCGGGCATCGGGCTCATGGGCGCCTTCGAGGCCACTCCGATGGCCACGGTGCGCGAGGTATTCGAGACCAACGTCTTCGGCGTCATGGCGATGACGCAGGCGGTGCTGCCGCGGCTTCGCGCACGCAAGTCGGGAGTCATCGTGAACGTGACCTCCAGCGCGACCCTGGCCCCCATGCCACTGGTGGCCGTCTACACCGCGAGCAAGGTGGCCATCGAAGGGTTCACGGAGTCGCTCGCCTTCGAGCTTGAGACCTTCAACCTGCGCGTGAAGCTCGTCGAGCCGGGCTATTGCCCGGGCACCCGCTTCACGAGCAACGGCACCCCCCGGATGGAGGGGCTGTTCCCCGAAGCGTACGCGCCCTTCGCCCAGCGCATCTTCGCCTCGCTCGGACAGCCCTCCGAGGTGACGCGCGAGTCCGACGTGGCCGAGGCGATCTGGCGTGCCGCGAACGACACGTCAGGGACGCTCCGCTTCCCCGCCGGCCCCGACGCGGTGTCCCTGGCCCGCTCGGCCTGA
- a CDS encoding AraC family transcriptional regulator has protein sequence MTDPLSEVIALLQPRAVFSKGISGAGAWGVRYSDFGQPSFCAVLEGRCRLAVDGQPAVTLEAGDFVLLPATPGFTISGFEPVRPERVDPKVAPSPRGEVRHGRRGGRPDVRLLGGYFVFDSPDAALMVSLLPALVHVRGVERLSSLVQLVSGETSEQRSGRDLVLTRLVELLLIEALRSTSSGETPPGLLRGLADARLAPAIRQMHRHLTRPWTVAQLAKSAAFSRSAFFEHFTRTVGLPPMEYLLGWRMAVARRLLRGRELTITEVAEHVGYSSASTFTAAFSKHVGQPPGRFARGS, from the coding sequence ATGACCGACCCGCTGTCGGAAGTCATTGCGCTGCTCCAGCCCAGGGCCGTCTTCTCGAAGGGCATCAGCGGAGCTGGCGCGTGGGGTGTCCGCTACTCCGACTTCGGCCAACCGAGCTTCTGTGCCGTGCTCGAAGGGCGCTGCCGGCTGGCCGTCGACGGTCAGCCGGCCGTCACGCTCGAGGCAGGCGATTTCGTGCTCCTGCCGGCGACGCCGGGCTTCACCATCTCGGGCTTCGAACCGGTGAGGCCCGAGCGCGTCGACCCCAAGGTGGCCCCCTCTCCCAGGGGCGAGGTCCGTCACGGCAGGCGCGGCGGTCGCCCCGACGTGCGCCTGCTCGGCGGTTACTTCGTCTTCGACTCGCCGGACGCGGCCCTGATGGTGTCGTTGCTCCCAGCCCTGGTGCATGTCCGCGGCGTGGAGCGGCTCTCCTCGCTGGTTCAGCTCGTCAGCGGCGAAACGAGCGAGCAGCGCTCGGGGCGCGACCTCGTGCTGACGCGGCTCGTGGAGTTGCTGCTCATCGAGGCGCTGCGGTCGACGTCGAGCGGCGAGACACCTCCAGGGCTCCTGCGCGGACTGGCTGACGCGCGGCTCGCGCCCGCGATCCGGCAGATGCACCGCCACCTCACGCGTCCGTGGACCGTGGCGCAGCTCGCGAAGAGCGCGGCGTTCTCACGCTCGGCCTTCTTCGAGCACTTCACGCGCACCGTGGGCCTGCCCCCCATGGAGTACCTCCTGGGCTGGCGGATGGCCGTCGCGAGGAGACTGCTCCGCGGCCGGGAGCTGACCATCACCGAAGTGGCGGAGCACGTCGGCTACAGCTCGGCGAGCACCTTCACCGCGGCGTTCAGCAAGCACGTGGGCCAGCCTCCCGGACGCTTCGCGCGTGGTAGCTGA
- a CDS encoding MarR family winged helix-turn-helix transcriptional regulator has translation MARRARGGSAELEALDLGHLALFVGMRVNALVLEQVHAAGFPGLRQGHGYVVQHLLEGARTISELAELLGVTQQAASKTVAELRTLGIVEAAPSEDARTRRIRLSERGHAAVDTTRAIRAELETRFRRSQGARVIDETRRVLAAVLESLGGAETVRRRRVREPR, from the coding sequence ATGGCACGTCGAGCGCGTGGGGGAAGTGCGGAGCTGGAGGCGTTGGACCTGGGACATCTGGCCCTCTTCGTGGGCATGCGGGTGAACGCGCTGGTGCTGGAGCAGGTGCACGCGGCGGGCTTCCCGGGGCTGCGGCAGGGGCATGGCTACGTGGTGCAGCACCTCTTGGAGGGGGCGCGCACCATCAGCGAGCTGGCGGAGCTGCTGGGCGTGACGCAGCAGGCGGCGTCCAAGACGGTCGCGGAGCTGCGGACGCTCGGCATCGTGGAGGCGGCGCCTTCCGAGGACGCGCGCACGCGGCGGATCCGCCTGTCCGAGCGGGGCCATGCCGCCGTGGACACGACGCGGGCCATCCGGGCGGAGCTCGAGACCCGCTTCCGCCGTTCGCAGGGGGCGCGGGTGATTGACGAGACGCGCCGGGTGCTCGCGGCGGTGCTGGAGTCGCTGGGCGGTGCGGAGACGGTGCGGCGCCGGCGGGTGCGCGAGCCCCGCTGA
- a CDS encoding nuclear transport factor 2 family protein has protein sequence MSQPSSNLELTRRYLQALEAGATGEALAAFFHPEVRQHEYPNRLTPQGTTRDLAALLVSAERGQRAVSAQRYEVTSALCVGDAVALEAEWSATLRVPLGSLPAGGTMRASLGMFFTFRDGRIASQRNYDCFQPF, from the coding sequence ATGTCCCAGCCGTCGTCGAACCTGGAGCTCACCCGGCGCTATCTCCAGGCCCTCGAGGCGGGGGCGACCGGGGAGGCGCTCGCCGCCTTCTTCCACCCGGAGGTGCGCCAGCACGAGTACCCGAACCGCCTGACGCCCCAGGGGACGACGCGAGACCTGGCGGCGCTGCTGGTCTCCGCCGAGCGGGGCCAGAGGGCCGTGTCGGCCCAGCGCTACGAGGTGACGTCCGCGCTCTGCGTGGGGGACGCCGTGGCCTTGGAGGCGGAGTGGAGCGCGACGCTGCGGGTGCCCCTGGGGAGCCTGCCGGCGGGCGGGACGATGCGAGCATCGCTGGGCATGTTCTTCACCTTCCGCGACGGGCGCATCGCCTCCCAGCGCAACTACGACTGCTTCCAGCCCTTCTGA
- the fni gene encoding type 2 isopentenyl-diphosphate Delta-isomerase encodes MGDETTARRKDAHLDLCATGDVEPAQNSTLLEHVHLIHCAMPEMAVEDVDLSTPFLGKRLQAPLLVTGMTGGTDRAGAVNRDLALLAERHGLAFGVGSQRAMSEDSARAASYAVRDVAPTVALLGNIGLYQAIGLGVDGVRRLMDAIGADGMALHLNAGQELTQPEGDRDFRGGYRVVEELSRAFGDRLLVKETGCGIGPDVARRLVELGVRNVDVSGLGGTSWVRVEQLRAAGPQAQVGAEFSGWGIPTAAAIASVRKAVGPEVRLVASGGVRGGLESAKVLALGADLAGMALPLFRAQQQGGLPAAEEALKVILTGLRQALVLTGSRSVAQLRQRPRVLTGALKDWLAAL; translated from the coding sequence ATGGGCGACGAGACGACAGCCAGGCGGAAGGATGCCCACCTCGACCTGTGCGCGACCGGCGACGTGGAGCCGGCACAGAACTCCACGTTGCTGGAGCACGTGCACCTCATCCACTGCGCCATGCCGGAGATGGCCGTGGAGGACGTGGACCTGTCCACGCCGTTCCTGGGCAAGCGGCTCCAGGCGCCGCTGCTCGTCACCGGGATGACGGGCGGCACCGACCGTGCGGGCGCCGTGAACCGGGACCTGGCGCTGCTCGCCGAGCGGCACGGCCTGGCCTTCGGCGTGGGCAGCCAGCGCGCGATGTCGGAGGACAGCGCTCGCGCGGCGTCCTACGCGGTGCGCGACGTGGCGCCCACGGTGGCGCTGCTGGGCAACATCGGGCTGTACCAGGCCATTGGCCTGGGCGTGGACGGCGTGCGGCGGCTGATGGACGCCATCGGCGCGGACGGCATGGCGCTGCACTTGAACGCGGGCCAGGAGCTGACGCAGCCTGAGGGCGACCGCGACTTCCGGGGCGGCTACCGCGTGGTGGAGGAGCTGTCGCGGGCCTTCGGCGACCGGCTGCTGGTGAAGGAGACCGGGTGCGGCATCGGCCCGGACGTGGCGCGGCGGCTGGTGGAGCTGGGCGTGCGCAACGTGGACGTCTCCGGGCTGGGCGGCACGTCGTGGGTGCGCGTGGAGCAGCTTCGCGCGGCGGGCCCGCAGGCCCAGGTGGGCGCGGAGTTCAGCGGCTGGGGCATCCCCACCGCGGCGGCCATCGCCAGCGTGCGCAAGGCGGTGGGGCCGGAGGTACGGCTGGTGGCCAGCGGCGGGGTACGCGGCGGGCTGGAGTCCGCGAAGGTGCTCGCGCTGGGCGCGGACCTGGCGGGCATGGCGCTGCCGCTGTTCCGGGCCCAGCAGCAGGGCGGACTGCCGGCCGCGGAGGAGGCGCTCAAGGTCATCCTCACCGGCCTGCGGCAGGCGCTGGTCCTGACGGGCAGCCGCTCCGTCGCGCAATTGCGGCAGCGGCCCCGCGTGTTGACCGGCGCATTGAAGGATTGGTTGGCGGCGTTGTGA